A genomic segment from Flavobacterium litorale encodes:
- the proS gene encoding proline--tRNA ligase — MSKNLTKRSEDYSKWYNELVVKADLAENSGVRGCMVIKPYGYAIWEKMQAELDRMFKETGHQNAYFPLFIPKSYFSKEASHVDGFAKECAVVTHYRLRTAEDGKTIEVDPDAKLEEELIVRPTSETIIWDTYRGWVQSYRDLPLLINQWANVVRWEMRTRLFLRTAEFLWQEGHTAHATEKEAVAEAEQMLDVYADFAENFMAIPVIKGVKTANERFAGAIETYCIEALMQDGKALQAGTSHFLGQNFAKAFDVKFANKEGKQEYVWATSWGVSTRLMGALIMTHSDDNGLVLPPNLAPIQVVIVPIYKTDEQFDAVSETAKELMAKLRKLNISVKYDNRDTHKPGFKFNEYELKGVPVRIGLGPKDLENGTFEVARRDTLSKEVVASEDVVAHIQNLLEEIQTNLYAKAQTYRDANITEVNNFDEFKDVLENKGGFIAAHWDGTPETEDKIKNLTKATIRCIALNRKEEPGSCVLTGNPSAGRVLFAKAY; from the coding sequence ATGAGTAAGAACTTAACGAAGCGATCAGAAGATTATTCCAAATGGTACAATGAACTGGTTGTAAAAGCAGACCTTGCAGAAAATTCTGGAGTAAGAGGATGTATGGTTATAAAACCATACGGCTATGCAATTTGGGAAAAGATGCAGGCAGAATTAGATAGAATGTTTAAGGAAACGGGGCATCAAAATGCTTACTTTCCTTTATTTATACCTAAATCCTATTTTAGCAAAGAGGCAAGCCACGTAGATGGTTTTGCTAAGGAGTGCGCTGTGGTTACCCATTATAGGCTTAGAACTGCTGAAGACGGAAAAACAATAGAGGTAGACCCTGATGCTAAACTAGAGGAGGAGTTAATAGTACGCCCAACATCCGAAACTATTATATGGGATACCTATAGGGGTTGGGTACAATCGTATCGTGATTTACCATTGTTAATAAACCAGTGGGCTAATGTAGTGCGTTGGGAAATGCGAACACGATTGTTTTTGCGTACCGCCGAGTTTTTATGGCAAGAAGGGCATACAGCACATGCTACAGAAAAAGAAGCGGTTGCTGAGGCAGAGCAAATGTTGGATGTATATGCCGACTTTGCAGAGAATTTTATGGCAATACCTGTTATTAAAGGTGTTAAAACCGCTAACGAGCGTTTTGCAGGGGCTATAGAAACGTATTGTATAGAAGCCTTAATGCAAGATGGTAAAGCATTGCAGGCAGGAACATCGCACTTTTTAGGGCAAAACTTTGCCAAAGCCTTTGATGTTAAGTTTGCCAATAAAGAAGGGAAGCAAGAGTATGTTTGGGCTACCTCGTGGGGGGTTTCTACACGGTTGATGGGTGCATTGATAATGACGCATTCTGATGATAACGGACTTGTATTACCACCAAACCTTGCACCAATACAAGTTGTTATAGTGCCAATATACAAAACAGATGAACAGTTTGATGCTGTGTCTGAAACGGCAAAAGAGCTTATGGCTAAGTTGCGTAAACTGAATATATCCGTTAAGTACGATAATCGGGATACGCATAAACCAGGCTTTAAATTTAACGAATACGAGCTTAAAGGCGTACCAGTACGTATAGGACTCGGACCAAAAGACTTGGAGAATGGTACTTTTGAAGTAGCGCGTAGAGATACACTCTCTAAAGAAGTTGTGGCTAGCGAAGATGTTGTAGCCCACATACAAAATTTACTAGAGGAAATACAAACCAATTTGTATGCTAAAGCACAAACCTATAGGGATGCGAATATAACCGAAGTAAATAATTTTGATGAGTTTAAAGATGTACTAGAAAACAAAGGAGGCTTTATAGCTGCCCATTGGGATGGTACACCAGAGACAGAAGATAAAATAAAAAACCTTACAAAAGCAACCATACGTTGTATAGCTTTAAACAGGAAAGAGGAGCCAGGAAGCTGTGTATTAACAGGTAATCCATCGGCTGGAAGAGTACTGTTTGCAAAGGCATATTAA
- the rpsT gene encoding 30S ribosomal protein S20: MANHKSALKRIRTSEKKRVLNKYQHKTTRNAIKALRTSTDKNDASQKLSGVIAMIDKLAKKNIIHANKASNLKSKLTKHVATL, translated from the coding sequence ATGGCAAATCATAAGTCAGCTTTAAAAAGAATAAGAACTAGCGAAAAGAAAAGAGTGTTGAATAAATACCAACACAAAACGACTCGTAATGCCATAAAAGCACTACGTACATCTACAGATAAGAATGATGCTTCACAAAAGCTTTCGGGTGTTATCGCTATGATAGATAAATTAGCTAAGAAAAACATTATTCATGCTAATAAGGCTTCAAACCTTAAATCAAAACTAACAAAACACGTAGCTACACTTTAA
- a CDS encoding RNA polymerase sigma factor: MPRRKARLTSEIIKEFGVQLSIFITGRVHQNQDAQDILQDVWYQLSRLTNMDEVENIGAWLYRVARNKITDLYRKQTNDLLEDYTYEAEDGTIEIRDILLLDTTNDPELALYKKAFWEALLIALNELPALQREVFVLNEIDGVTLKEIADRQQENIKTIISRKGYAVKHLRKKLHYLHNDLNKH, translated from the coding sequence ATGCCAAGAAGAAAAGCCCGCCTTACATCAGAAATAATCAAAGAATTTGGAGTACAGCTATCCATTTTTATTACAGGTCGTGTACATCAAAACCAAGATGCTCAAGATATACTGCAAGACGTCTGGTATCAATTAAGTAGGCTCACTAACATGGATGAGGTAGAGAACATAGGCGCATGGTTATACCGTGTTGCCCGAAACAAAATTACCGATCTCTACCGCAAACAAACAAATGACTTACTAGAGGATTATACTTACGAAGCAGAAGATGGTACTATAGAAATTCGAGATATTCTTTTATTAGATACAACAAACGACCCAGAACTTGCGCTGTATAAAAAAGCGTTTTGGGAAGCACTATTAATTGCGTTAAACGAATTACCAGCACTGCAAAGAGAAGTTTTTGTACTTAACGAAATAGATGGCGTAACCTTGAAAGAAATTGCGGATAGGCAGCAGGAGAATATTAAAACAATTATTAGCCGTAAAGGGTATGCTGTAAAGCACTTGCGCAAAAAACTACACTATTTACATAACGATTTAAATAAACACTAA
- a CDS encoding endonuclease/exonuclease/phosphatase family protein yields the protein MNVFLTVLTGLLLLFTLLSLVRNDYWVFRVNDYPRLQKFTLSVICLILLLNLYNGNDTLFWILTVSIALNIIYLGCQILPFTTLGNKQVYRANTVKPNQSVSIMISNVYQYNTNIKGCLSEIYKTNPDIVFLLETNNTWKKGTEELKEKYPHHVLVPQENTYGMLLYSKLKLTNTAVKFIVEDDVPSIHTCFTLKNGQEVQLYGVHPTPPSPTENIRATERDKELLLLADIVAEQSNPVIVIGDLNDVAWSHTTKLFLKMSGLLDPRRGRGFFNSFHAKYPFLRFPLDHAFISPNFRLNTIKRLNNYGSDHFPIFIDVQYEPEGSSNEHEVLQPDSDDVAEAKEKKNKT from the coding sequence TTGAATGTATTTCTTACTGTTTTAACGGGGCTTTTGTTGCTGTTTACATTATTATCGTTAGTGCGAAATGATTATTGGGTTTTTCGTGTTAACGATTATCCGCGTTTGCAAAAGTTTACGTTATCTGTAATTTGCTTGATACTTTTATTAAACCTGTATAATGGTAACGATACTTTATTTTGGATATTAACTGTATCAATTGCACTAAATATTATTTATTTAGGATGCCAAATACTCCCATTTACAACGCTTGGTAATAAACAAGTATATAGGGCAAATACGGTTAAACCCAACCAAAGCGTTAGCATAATGATTAGCAACGTATACCAATACAATACCAATATAAAGGGCTGCCTTAGTGAAATATACAAAACCAACCCCGATATTGTTTTTCTGTTGGAAACAAACAACACTTGGAAAAAAGGTACTGAAGAACTTAAAGAAAAATACCCACATCATGTACTAGTACCGCAAGAAAACACCTATGGTATGCTACTCTACTCCAAACTAAAACTAACCAATACTGCGGTTAAATTTATAGTAGAAGATGATGTACCATCAATACATACATGTTTTACTTTAAAAAATGGTCAGGAAGTACAATTGTACGGCGTTCACCCCACCCCGCCATCGCCTACAGAGAACATTCGTGCTACCGAGCGCGACAAAGAGTTATTATTATTAGCTGATATTGTAGCGGAGCAGAGTAATCCTGTAATAGTAATAGGCGACTTAAATGATGTAGCCTGGAGCCACACCACAAAACTATTTTTAAAAATGAGTGGTTTACTTGACCCAAGGCGTGGCAGAGGCTTTTTTAACTCGTTTCATGCCAAATATCCTTTTTTACGCTTTCCGTTGGACCATGCTTTTATTTCACCCAATTTTAGGCTCAATACAATAAAACGCTTGAACAATTACGGGTCTGACCACTTCCCTATTTTTATTGATGTACAATATGAGCCTGAAGGTAGTAGTAACGAACACGAGGTTTTACAACCCGATTCTGATGATGTTGCTGAAGCAAAGGAAAAGAAAAATAAAACCTAA
- the alr gene encoding alanine racemase: protein MKASSVIKLDQAALQSNWKFLKTYFNKTKISAVVKGNAYGHGISTYVPMAEACGVNHFSVFNASEAYEVYEVASANSTIMIMGSLDEQDIEWAIANGIEFYVFTMERLATAINTAAKLNKKAIVHIEIETGMFRTGFEHAEIPELITHLKNNTDTLIFKGLCMHFAGAESIVNYVRIKKQKIGFKKAIKAFKEAEVMPETIHACCSAAAVRIPDMHYDMIRIGIMQYGFWSGPEVLIEYLNKHNLEESPLKRIISWESTVMSMKEVPPGEFIGYGTSFFSHQSMQLAIVPVGYAHGFSRSLSNTGIVLINGRRAPVIGTVNMNCIAIDVTSIGDVKINDTVTLIGMQGEHEVSVASFGEMSNQLNYELLTRLPKGIERKMV, encoded by the coding sequence ATGAAAGCATCATCGGTTATTAAGCTAGACCAAGCTGCACTACAGTCCAACTGGAAATTTTTAAAAACATATTTCAATAAAACCAAAATAAGTGCCGTTGTAAAGGGTAACGCCTATGGGCATGGCATTAGTACCTACGTACCTATGGCAGAAGCCTGCGGTGTAAACCACTTCTCGGTTTTTAATGCAAGCGAGGCTTACGAGGTATATGAGGTAGCTTCGGCAAATAGTACCATAATGATAATGGGTTCGTTAGATGAGCAGGATATTGAGTGGGCAATTGCAAACGGTATTGAGTTTTATGTATTTACTATGGAGCGTTTGGCAACAGCCATAAATACAGCAGCAAAACTCAACAAAAAAGCCATTGTACATATTGAGATAGAAACAGGCATGTTTCGCACAGGCTTTGAGCACGCAGAAATACCTGAACTAATAACACATTTAAAAAATAATACCGATACGTTAATTTTTAAAGGACTATGCATGCATTTTGCAGGTGCAGAAAGTATTGTAAATTATGTTCGGATTAAAAAGCAAAAAATAGGTTTTAAAAAAGCCATAAAAGCGTTTAAAGAGGCTGAGGTAATGCCCGAAACGATTCATGCATGTTGCTCGGCAGCAGCAGTACGAATACCTGATATGCATTACGATATGATACGCATCGGTATTATGCAATACGGTTTTTGGTCGGGTCCTGAGGTGCTTATAGAATATCTTAATAAACATAATTTAGAAGAATCGCCATTAAAACGTATTATTAGTTGGGAAAGTACCGTAATGAGCATGAAAGAGGTACCACCAGGGGAGTTTATAGGCTACGGAACTTCATTCTTTTCGCATCAAAGCATGCAACTTGCCATTGTTCCTGTAGGGTACGCACACGGTTTTAGCAGAAGCCTGAGCAATACAGGTATAGTACTTATAAATGGTAGGCGCGCTCCTGTAATTGGCACTGTTAATATGAATTGTATTGCCATAGATGTAACCAGTATAGGCGACGTAAAAATAAACGATACCGTAACGTTAATAGGAATGCAAGGCGAACACGAAGTAAGCGTAGCATCGTTTGGCGAAATGAGTAATCAGCTTAATTACGAGTTGCTAACACGACTTCCTAAAGGAATAGAGCGAAAAATGGTATAA
- a CDS encoding amidohydrolase, protein MEELTALRHYLHKHPEVSQNEYKTQEYMLNLLGKLNADKVEKTANTGILVTFKGKAVGKNILLRADIDALPIQETISTTYKSNTEGVSHKCGHDGHTTIMYGVAQHFAAQRPEKGNVYLLFQPAEENGWGARNVVADGTLKGLNIDMVFALHNLPGYTMHSIVCKTGSFTSSVVSLAAHFKGYTAHAAEPWNGRNPAKAMSQYMLEALALNMEDKPAYVTVTPVHTAMGEKAYGISAGEGSVHLTVRADSNQRLDAAMASIKSKATEIAKDEELEVSFEIIEPFESNQNHNDAVAVIQKAAKTTNSEYNAIDDGFRFGEDFGIFTNLYPGAMFGVGSGKDCFPLHHPAYDYPDEITQTGIKMFTTIQKEAQA, encoded by the coding sequence ATGGAGGAACTTACCGCCCTGAGGCATTACTTGCATAAACACCCTGAGGTGTCGCAAAACGAATACAAAACGCAAGAGTATATGCTTAACCTTTTGGGTAAGCTAAATGCTGATAAAGTAGAAAAAACGGCCAATACGGGTATACTTGTAACGTTTAAAGGCAAAGCAGTAGGGAAAAACATATTGTTACGTGCCGATATTGATGCTTTACCGATACAAGAAACGATAAGTACCACATATAAATCCAATACCGAAGGGGTATCGCACAAGTGCGGGCACGATGGGCATACTACTATAATGTATGGTGTTGCCCAGCATTTTGCAGCGCAACGTCCCGAAAAAGGGAATGTATACTTGCTGTTTCAGCCTGCCGAAGAAAACGGTTGGGGCGCACGCAATGTGGTTGCCGATGGTACATTAAAAGGCTTGAATATAGATATGGTTTTTGCACTGCATAATTTACCCGGTTACACCATGCATAGTATTGTTTGCAAAACAGGCAGCTTTACATCAAGCGTAGTGAGTTTAGCAGCTCATTTTAAAGGATACACCGCACACGCTGCAGAACCTTGGAATGGCAGAAATCCTGCAAAAGCAATGAGCCAATACATGCTGGAGGCATTGGCTCTGAATATGGAAGATAAACCCGCGTATGTAACCGTAACACCAGTACATACAGCAATGGGCGAAAAAGCTTATGGTATTTCTGCAGGAGAAGGGTCAGTACACTTAACCGTTAGGGCTGATAGTAACCAAAGGTTAGATGCTGCTATGGCAAGCATTAAAAGCAAAGCAACTGAAATAGCTAAGGATGAAGAACTGGAAGTTAGTTTTGAGATTATAGAGCCTTTCGAATCAAATCAAAACCATAACGATGCTGTAGCTGTAATTCAAAAAGCAGCAAAGACAACTAATTCAGAATATAATGCTATTGATGATGGATTCCGATTTGGCGAGGACTTTGGTATTTTTACCAACCTATACCCTGGTGCCATGTTCGGTGTTGGGTCTGGTAAAGATTGTTTTCCGCTACACCACCCCGCCTACGATTATCCTGATGAAATAACACAAACAGGAATAAAAATGTTTACCACCATACAAAAAGAAGCACAGGCATAA
- a CDS encoding class I SAM-dependent methyltransferase translates to MNTIATEIKDFYTQSSEDLRLQTGLGPLEFERNKELINRFIPKQKAIIADVGGGTGHYAAWLSNMGHNVTLIEPVPKHIALAKQRAKNNANKFTVIAGEASTLPFSDNSVDVVILHGPLYHLQEEVARLQVLQEAKRVLKDGGIVLGFAISYTASTVAALSSGMFHEPAVFAMCQEELATGYHFPPEAFPGMLCNAYFHRPKDFRKEFESANLTVTAHLAVEGLAWLDKNFFENWFIPKKKEQLLKLIQATESNEDTLALSPHMMIAAKKSR, encoded by the coding sequence ATGAATACTATAGCTACTGAAATAAAAGATTTTTACACCCAAAGTAGCGAAGACTTACGATTACAAACGGGTTTAGGACCCCTTGAGTTTGAACGCAACAAAGAATTGATTAATCGGTTTATACCAAAACAAAAAGCCATTATTGCCGATGTAGGTGGTGGCACGGGGCATTATGCTGCATGGCTAAGCAACATGGGGCATAATGTTACATTGATAGAGCCCGTACCCAAACACATTGCACTTGCCAAACAAAGGGCAAAAAACAATGCCAATAAATTTACGGTTATTGCTGGAGAAGCTTCTACGCTACCGTTTAGCGATAATAGTGTTGATGTAGTAATACTGCACGGACCATTATACCATTTACAGGAAGAAGTAGCGCGGTTACAAGTATTACAAGAGGCGAAAAGAGTCCTAAAAGATGGTGGTATTGTGTTGGGTTTTGCTATATCGTACACCGCATCAACAGTAGCTGCACTTAGTAGCGGAATGTTTCATGAACCTGCCGTATTTGCTATGTGTCAAGAGGAACTTGCTACAGGATACCATTTTCCGCCCGAAGCATTCCCTGGTATGCTTTGTAACGCCTATTTTCATCGTCCGAAAGACTTTAGGAAAGAGTTTGAGAGTGCTAATTTAACCGTTACGGCGCATTTAGCGGTAGAAGGTTTAGCTTGGTTGGATAAAAACTTTTTTGAGAATTGGTTCATCCCCAAAAAGAAAGAACAATTACTCAAATTAATACAAGCCACGGAGAGTAACGAAGATACTTTAGCACTTAGCCCGCACATGATGATAGCTGCTAAAAAATCGAGATAA
- a CDS encoding shikimate kinase, protein MKKIILCGYMASGKTTIARLLAQASGITSFDLDAIIEEQTGKTIATIFEEEGEIQFRKKEHLALKEIVNNNEAFILSLGGGTPCYANNHEFLQRDDVLSIYLKTSVPEIVNRIELQGSNRPMLNGMKGEELTEFVAKHLFDRSYYYMQAKHRVTTDGKTSENIVNEIMSLF, encoded by the coding sequence ATGAAAAAAATTATTTTGTGTGGATATATGGCTTCTGGCAAAACCACAATAGCACGTTTACTTGCTCAGGCTTCGGGAATTACCTCTTTTGATCTTGATGCTATTATTGAAGAACAGACTGGAAAAACGATAGCCACGATTTTTGAAGAAGAGGGCGAAATACAGTTTAGGAAGAAAGAGCACCTTGCATTAAAAGAAATTGTAAACAATAACGAAGCCTTTATTTTGAGTTTAGGTGGTGGTACGCCTTGTTATGCTAATAATCATGAATTTTTACAACGCGATGATGTACTATCAATATATTTAAAAACCTCTGTACCAGAAATTGTAAACCGTATTGAGTTGCAAGGCAGTAACCGCCCCATGTTAAACGGCATGAAAGGGGAGGAGCTAACCGAGTTTGTAGCCAAGCATTTGTTTGACCGTAGTTATTACTATATGCAGGCAAAACACAGGGTAACTACAGATGGTAAAACATCCGAGAATATTGTAAACGAAATAATGAGTTTGTTTTAG
- a CDS encoding phosphoribosyltransferase family protein — translation MSHVILTQQEIEHKTMRMAYQIYETFVDENEVVLAGIASNGYIFAQKLAATLEKISDLKVILCEVKINKQQPLEAIQTSLPASEYTNKALVLVDDVLNSGTTLIYGVKHFLDVPLKKFKTAVLVDRNHKKYPVKADFKGLSLSTSLQEHIQVTFTNDDAYACLS, via the coding sequence ATGAGCCACGTTATCCTTACACAGCAAGAAATAGAGCATAAAACCATGCGCATGGCGTACCAGATATACGAAACGTTTGTTGACGAAAACGAGGTTGTATTGGCAGGTATAGCAAGTAACGGCTATATTTTTGCACAAAAGCTGGCAGCAACCCTAGAGAAAATATCCGATTTAAAGGTTATTTTGTGTGAAGTAAAAATAAATAAACAGCAACCGCTAGAGGCAATACAAACATCCTTACCCGCATCAGAGTACACCAATAAAGCTTTGGTACTTGTAGACGATGTTTTAAACTCAGGTACTACATTAATATATGGGGTAAAACACTTTTTGGATGTACCCCTAAAAAAGTTTAAAACTGCGGTTTTGGTAGACCGAAACCATAAAAAATACCCTGTAAAGGCCGATTTTAAAGGGCTTTCGCTCTCTACATCGTTGCAAGAGCATATACAGGTAACTTTTACTAATGATGATGCCTACGCTTGCCTAAGCTAA
- a CDS encoding methyltransferase gives MTTFDKNYWENRYQNDSSPWDIGTITTPLKEYIDQITDKSLRILVPGAGNGHEFEYLVTQGFTNSHVLDIAPTPLENIRERLPELDSSRLIYDDFFKHDATYDLIIEQTFFCALDPSLREKYIKKMHSLLAPKGKLAGLLFQFPLTEQGPPFGGDSEEYKKSFGDLFTIHTLETAHNSIKPREGKELFFIFEKK, from the coding sequence ATGACAACATTTGATAAAAATTACTGGGAAAACCGTTACCAAAACGATTCCTCGCCTTGGGACATAGGCACAATTACAACACCATTAAAAGAGTATATTGACCAAATTACCGATAAATCGTTACGGATATTAGTCCCTGGCGCAGGTAATGGGCATGAATTTGAATACTTGGTAACACAAGGGTTTACCAATAGCCACGTGTTGGATATTGCCCCAACCCCCTTAGAGAATATTAGGGAACGATTGCCTGAATTGGATAGTAGCCGTTTAATTTATGATGATTTTTTTAAGCACGATGCAACCTACGATCTTATTATAGAGCAAACTTTCTTTTGTGCACTCGACCCATCATTACGGGAAAAGTATATTAAAAAAATGCATAGCCTATTAGCCCCTAAAGGCAAACTGGCGGGGTTACTGTTCCAGTTTCCGCTTACGGAGCAAGGACCGCCATTTGGGGGAGATAGTGAAGAGTATAAAAAGTCTTTCGGCGATTTATTTACGATACATACATTAGAAACAGCTCATAACTCTATTAAACCCCGAGAAGGTAAAGAACTCTTTTTTATCTTTGAGAAAAAATAA